In Priestia megaterium NBRC 15308 = ATCC 14581, the following proteins share a genomic window:
- a CDS encoding acetyl-CoA C-acyltransferase, with the protein MYQAVIVKAKRTVIGKENGILKGFHVQELTAPLLKHLSAGIEHEIDDIILGNVVGPGGNAARLSALEADLPFSIPGMTIDRQCGAGLEAIRMASYLIKAGAGTCYLAGGVESTSTSPFEKRARFSPDKIGDPDMGIAAENVAQRYNISKDQQDRYALLSHERSWEAFEKRLFEEETLPLPNVMHDEAFMKKRNLTKLLQKASPVFLKKEGTVTAANSCGINDGACITLVIEEQKARSLGFQPVLRFIDADISGVSPLYPAIAPVSAIKNILKRNSLTVDDIDLFEINEAFAVKVVSCMQELGIREEKVNIRGGALTLGHPYGASGAILATRLFYESKRRDMRYVIAALGSGGGIGTAVLFEVIK; encoded by the coding sequence ATGTATCAAGCAGTAATTGTGAAAGCGAAGCGTACGGTCATTGGAAAAGAAAACGGTATACTGAAAGGTTTTCATGTTCAAGAGCTAACGGCCCCTTTATTAAAACACCTTAGCGCTGGAATTGAACATGAAATTGATGACATTATTTTAGGGAATGTTGTAGGTCCAGGAGGAAACGCAGCTAGGCTATCCGCTTTAGAAGCAGACCTCCCTTTTTCTATCCCGGGAATGACCATTGATCGTCAGTGCGGAGCTGGCTTAGAAGCGATTCGAATGGCGAGCTATTTAATAAAAGCAGGCGCTGGAACGTGTTATTTAGCTGGAGGCGTTGAAAGTACAAGTACTTCTCCTTTTGAAAAAAGAGCACGTTTTTCTCCTGATAAAATTGGTGACCCTGACATGGGGATCGCAGCAGAAAACGTAGCTCAGCGATACAATATATCTAAAGATCAGCAGGACAGATATGCTCTTTTAAGTCATGAAAGAAGCTGGGAGGCTTTTGAAAAAAGGTTGTTTGAAGAAGAAACGCTTCCTCTTCCAAACGTGATGCACGATGAAGCATTTATGAAAAAACGAAACCTAACAAAGCTGCTGCAAAAAGCCAGCCCCGTCTTTTTAAAAAAAGAAGGCACCGTCACTGCAGCAAACAGCTGTGGAATTAACGACGGAGCCTGCATTACACTTGTGATAGAAGAGCAAAAAGCACGGTCCTTAGGCTTTCAGCCCGTTTTGCGTTTTATTGACGCTGATATTTCAGGAGTGTCACCTCTTTACCCTGCTATTGCACCAGTTTCTGCGATTAAAAATATCTTGAAGCGAAATTCTCTTACGGTAGATGATATTGACTTATTTGAAATCAATGAAGCATTTGCTGTTAAAGTTGTCTCTTGCATGCAAGAACTGGGAATACGAGAAGAGAAAGTGAATATTCGCGGAGGAGCATTGACTCTAGGACACCCATACGGAGCATCAGGAGCTATTTTAGCTACGCGTCTTTTTTATGAAAGCAAGCGCCGTGACATGCGATATGTCATAGCGGCTTTAGGAAGCGGAGGCGGAATAGGAACAGCGGTATTATTTGAAGTAATCAAATAA